A stretch of Arthrobacter sp. NEB 688 DNA encodes these proteins:
- a CDS encoding dipeptidase, which translates to MLEHTEARIRALLRHHPVLDGHNDLPWEARERVGYDWDRLDLAAGGLGTHTDLPRLREGGVGAQFWSVFVPSDLQGDAAVAATLEQVDAVHEMVRRHPGDLALATTRAEVEQALATGRIASLMGAEGGHSIDSSLGTLRMLFALGVRYMTLTHNDNVPWADSATDEPVLGGLSAFGREVVREMNRLGMLVDLSHVSAGTMRDALEVAEAPVVFSHSSALAVCDHPRNVPDDVLERLPDNGGVCMVTFVPKFVSPAVREWDLEAADVAAAEGISSSDFVAYTAFTAARRRTHPAPAATIDDVVAHCEHVREVAGVEHIGLGGDYDGVDVQPEGLEDVSGYPRLLAALAERGWSDADLGALTSGNALRVLGEAQERAVALAATRGPGLARIEDLDGVPA; encoded by the coding sequence ATGCTCGAGCACACCGAGGCCCGCATCCGCGCGCTGCTGCGCCACCACCCGGTCCTCGACGGCCACAACGACCTGCCCTGGGAGGCCCGCGAGCGGGTCGGCTACGACTGGGACCGCCTCGACCTCGCGGCCGGCGGCCTCGGCACCCACACCGACCTCCCGCGGCTGCGCGAGGGCGGCGTCGGCGCCCAGTTCTGGTCGGTCTTCGTGCCCTCGGACCTCCAGGGCGACGCCGCCGTCGCGGCCACCCTCGAGCAGGTCGACGCCGTCCACGAGATGGTCCGCCGCCACCCCGGCGACCTCGCGCTCGCGACGACCCGCGCCGAGGTCGAGCAGGCCCTCGCGACCGGGCGCATCGCCTCGCTCATGGGCGCCGAGGGCGGGCACAGCATCGACTCCTCGCTCGGCACCCTGCGGATGCTCTTCGCCCTCGGCGTGCGCTACATGACGCTCACCCACAACGACAACGTCCCGTGGGCCGACTCCGCGACCGACGAGCCCGTGCTCGGCGGCCTGTCCGCGTTCGGCCGCGAGGTCGTGCGCGAGATGAACCGGCTCGGGATGCTCGTCGACCTCAGCCACGTCTCCGCGGGCACGATGCGCGACGCGCTCGAGGTCGCTGAGGCGCCGGTCGTCTTCTCGCACTCCTCGGCCCTCGCCGTCTGCGACCACCCGCGCAACGTCCCGGACGACGTCCTCGAGCGGCTGCCCGACAACGGGGGCGTCTGCATGGTCACCTTCGTGCCGAAGTTCGTCTCCCCCGCCGTGCGCGAGTGGGACCTCGAGGCCGCGGACGTCGCTGCCGCCGAGGGCATCTCGTCGTCCGACTTCGTCGCCTACACCGCCTTCACCGCCGCCCGTCGCCGGACCCACCCCGCACCGGCGGCCACGATCGACGACGTCGTCGCGCACTGCGAGCACGTCCGCGAGGTCGCCGGCGTCGAGCACATCGGCCTCGGCGGCGACTACGACGGCGTCGACGTGCAGCCGGAGGGCCTCGAGGACGTCAGCGGCTACCCGCGCCTGCTCGCCGCCCTCGCCGAGCGCGGGTGGAGCGACGCCGACCTCGGCGCGCTCACGAGCGGCAACGCCCTGCGCGTCCTCGGGGAGGCGCAGGAGCGGGCGGTCGCGCTGGCCGCCACCCGCGGGCCGGGCCTGGCCCGCATCGAGGACCTCGACGGCGTCCCCGCCTGA
- a CDS encoding DNA translocase FtsK, with protein sequence MGLAHATGAVARTVGDAGRDLEPEHRRDGVGFLLVALSVVVAAREWWGMPGAVGTIVHAVVAGTFGKVGYAVPIVLLLFGIRVLRAPRDEATTSRAAVGTTALAFAACGLVHVAADIPTPPEGAEGMRAAGGIIGFLASSPLEAAVSVYGTVPLLLLLGLFSLLVLTATPLHQVPERLREAMDRLTGHDPAAAADPEPEPAAKAPRRRRTARELAEAEASMHGDEAFEQAAVVDPRTGKRLRPGQKRPAAAPAPAVSAEAEPTTAPPAAAAALARQVQAKAPLEAPPTTQLPPRVEQLSLAGDITYTLPDSGVLEPGSPHKARSAANDAVVDSLTTVLDQFDIDAQVTGFTRGPTVTRYEVELGPGIKVERVTALSKNIAYAVASADVRILSPIPGKSAIGIEIPNTDREKVSLGDVLRSQVARSSEHPMVMGVGKDVEGGYVIANLAKMPHLLVAGATGAGKSSFVNSMITSILMRSTPDEVRMVLVDPKRVELTAYEGIPHLITPIITNPKKAAEALQWVVREMDTRYDDLAAFGFKHVDDFNRAVKAGKVKPLPGSERVITPYPYLLVIVDELADLMMVAPRDVEESIVRITQLARAAGIHLVLATQRPSVDVVTGLIKANVPSRMAFATSSLADSRVVLDQPGAEKLIGQGDALFLPMGASKPMRVQGAWVTESEIQAVVTHVTEQLKPRYREDVVVVAPKKQVDDDIGDDLDLLLQATELVVTTQFGSTSMLQRKLRVGFAKAGRLMDLLESRGVVGPSEGSKARDVLVKADDLPTTLALLRGEDVPEADVPFDGQAMDGDAHTLAAASVVPEDDTAEVPVVRYGGDAVADDLDRYPVAVEYGDDDEGGEDAWELTGRR encoded by the coding sequence ATGGGCCTGGCCCACGCCACCGGCGCCGTCGCCCGCACCGTCGGGGACGCCGGGCGCGACCTCGAGCCGGAGCACCGCCGCGACGGGGTCGGCTTCCTCCTCGTCGCCCTCTCGGTCGTCGTCGCCGCCCGCGAGTGGTGGGGGATGCCCGGGGCCGTCGGCACGATCGTCCACGCCGTCGTCGCCGGCACCTTCGGCAAGGTCGGCTACGCCGTGCCGATCGTCCTGCTCCTCTTCGGCATCCGCGTCCTGCGCGCCCCGCGCGACGAGGCCACGACCTCGCGGGCCGCGGTCGGCACCACCGCGCTCGCCTTCGCCGCCTGCGGCCTGGTCCACGTCGCCGCCGACATCCCGACCCCGCCCGAGGGCGCCGAGGGGATGCGCGCGGCCGGCGGCATCATCGGCTTCCTCGCCTCCAGCCCGCTCGAGGCGGCCGTGTCCGTCTACGGCACCGTCCCGCTGCTGCTGCTCCTCGGGCTCTTCTCCCTCCTCGTCCTCACCGCCACCCCGCTGCACCAGGTGCCCGAGCGCCTGCGGGAGGCCATGGACCGGCTGACCGGCCACGACCCCGCGGCCGCCGCGGACCCCGAGCCGGAGCCGGCCGCGAAGGCGCCGCGCCGCCGCCGCACCGCCCGCGAGCTCGCCGAGGCCGAGGCCTCGATGCACGGCGACGAGGCGTTCGAGCAGGCCGCCGTCGTCGACCCCCGCACCGGCAAGCGCCTGCGCCCGGGGCAGAAGCGCCCCGCGGCCGCCCCGGCCCCGGCGGTGTCGGCCGAGGCCGAGCCCACCACGGCTCCGCCCGCGGCGGCCGCCGCGCTGGCGCGCCAGGTGCAGGCCAAGGCGCCGCTCGAGGCGCCGCCCACGACGCAGCTGCCCCCGCGCGTCGAGCAGCTCTCGCTCGCCGGCGACATCACGTACACGCTGCCGGACTCGGGGGTCCTCGAGCCGGGCAGCCCGCACAAGGCCCGCAGCGCGGCCAACGACGCCGTCGTCGACTCGCTGACGACGGTGCTCGACCAGTTCGACATCGACGCGCAGGTCACCGGCTTCACCCGCGGCCCGACCGTCACCCGCTACGAGGTCGAGCTCGGCCCCGGCATCAAGGTCGAGCGGGTCACCGCCCTCTCGAAGAACATCGCCTACGCGGTGGCCAGCGCCGACGTGCGCATCCTCAGCCCGATCCCCGGCAAGTCCGCGATCGGCATCGAGATCCCGAACACGGACCGCGAGAAGGTCAGCCTCGGCGACGTCCTGCGCAGCCAGGTGGCCCGCAGCTCCGAGCACCCGATGGTCATGGGCGTCGGCAAGGACGTCGAGGGCGGCTACGTCATCGCCAACCTCGCGAAGATGCCGCACCTGCTCGTCGCGGGCGCCACGGGCGCCGGCAAGTCGAGCTTCGTCAACTCGATGATCACCTCGATCCTCATGCGCTCCACGCCCGACGAGGTGCGGATGGTCCTCGTCGACCCCAAGCGCGTCGAGCTCACCGCGTACGAGGGCATCCCGCACCTCATCACGCCGATCATCACCAACCCCAAGAAGGCCGCCGAGGCCCTCCAGTGGGTCGTGCGCGAGATGGACACCCGCTACGACGACCTCGCGGCGTTCGGGTTCAAGCACGTCGACGACTTCAACCGGGCGGTCAAGGCCGGCAAGGTCAAGCCGCTGCCCGGCTCGGAGCGGGTCATCACGCCCTACCCGTACCTGCTCGTCATCGTCGACGAGCTCGCCGACCTCATGATGGTCGCGCCCCGCGACGTCGAGGAGTCGATCGTCCGCATCACGCAGCTCGCGCGCGCGGCGGGCATCCACCTCGTCCTCGCGACGCAGCGTCCCTCCGTCGACGTCGTCACCGGCCTCATCAAGGCCAACGTCCCCTCGCGGATGGCGTTCGCGACCTCCTCGCTCGCCGACAGCCGCGTCGTCCTCGACCAGCCGGGCGCCGAGAAGCTCATCGGCCAGGGTGACGCGCTGTTCCTCCCGATGGGTGCGAGCAAGCCGATGCGCGTCCAGGGCGCGTGGGTCACGGAGTCCGAGATCCAGGCCGTCGTCACGCACGTCACCGAGCAGCTCAAGCCCCGCTACCGCGAGGACGTCGTCGTCGTCGCGCCGAAGAAGCAGGTCGACGACGACATCGGCGACGACCTCGACCTCCTGCTCCAGGCGACCGAGCTCGTCGTGACGACGCAGTTCGGGTCGACCTCGATGCTCCAGCGCAAGCTGCGCGTCGGGTTCGCCAAGGCCGGCCGGCTCATGGACCTCCTCGAGTCGCGCGGCGTCGTCGGGCCCTCGGAGGGCTCGAAGGCCCGCGACGTGCTCGTCAAGGCCGACGACCTGCCGACGACCCTCGCGCTGCTGCGCGGCGAGGACGTCCCGGAGGCCGACGTGCCCTTCGACGGCCAGGCGATGGACGGCGACGCGCACACGCTGGCCGCGGCCTCCGTCGTGCCGGAGGACGACACGGCCGAGGTGCCGGTCGTCCGCTACGGCGGCGACGCGGTGGCCGACGACCTCGACCGCTACCCCGTCGCGGTCGAGTACGGCGACGACGACGAGGGCGGCGAGGACGCCTGGGAGCTGACGGGCCGCCGGTGA
- the rimO gene encoding 30S ribosomal protein S12 methylthiotransferase RimO: MTTSATRGSVALVTLGCTRNEVDSEELAGRLAADGWTLVDDAADADVALVNTCGFVEQAKKDSIDTLLEAADLKETGRTQAVVAVGCLAERYGQTLADELPDADAVLGFDSYADMSTHLQGILAGGKPRSHVPTDRRRLLPLSPVERPAASDAVALPGHDAEVVRARLGSAPWAPLKIASGCDRRCAFCAIPMFRGSFVSRRPTDVLAEARWLAGQGVRELFLVSENSTSYGKDLGDLTLLEAILPELTAIDGVERVRVSYLQPAEVRPGLLETMAATPGVSPWYDLSFQHASTPLLRRMRRFGGTEPFLGLLEGVRSRQPLAGARSNVIVGFPGETEADVEELERFLVAARLDVVGVFGYSDEDGTEGENLDGHLPEDVVAERVERVSALVEELTAQRALERVGEHVTVLVEERDEDDASVVVGRADHQGPDVDGVCHVRTAGGALPAVGSFVEGVVVGAEGVDLLVEPR; the protein is encoded by the coding sequence ATGACGACTTCTGCGACCCGCGGCAGCGTCGCGCTCGTGACCCTCGGCTGTACCCGCAACGAGGTCGACTCGGAGGAGCTCGCCGGCCGGCTCGCCGCCGACGGGTGGACCCTCGTCGACGACGCCGCGGACGCCGACGTCGCCCTCGTCAACACGTGCGGGTTCGTCGAGCAGGCGAAGAAGGACTCCATCGACACCCTCCTCGAGGCGGCCGACCTCAAGGAGACGGGCCGCACCCAGGCCGTCGTCGCCGTGGGGTGCCTCGCGGAGCGCTACGGGCAGACCCTCGCGGACGAGCTGCCCGACGCCGACGCGGTGCTCGGCTTCGACTCCTACGCCGACATGTCGACCCACCTCCAGGGCATCCTCGCCGGCGGCAAGCCGCGCTCCCACGTCCCGACCGACCGCCGGCGGCTGCTGCCGCTGTCGCCGGTCGAGCGTCCCGCGGCCTCCGACGCCGTCGCCCTGCCCGGCCACGACGCCGAGGTCGTCCGCGCGCGCCTCGGGTCCGCCCCGTGGGCGCCGCTGAAGATCGCGAGCGGCTGCGACCGGCGGTGTGCCTTCTGCGCCATCCCGATGTTCCGCGGCTCCTTCGTGTCGCGCCGGCCCACCGACGTCCTCGCCGAGGCGCGCTGGCTCGCCGGGCAGGGCGTGCGCGAGCTGTTCCTCGTCAGCGAGAACTCGACGTCGTACGGCAAGGACCTCGGCGACCTGACGCTGCTCGAGGCGATCCTCCCCGAGCTGACCGCCATCGACGGCGTCGAGCGGGTCCGGGTCTCCTACCTCCAGCCGGCCGAGGTCCGCCCCGGCCTGCTCGAGACGATGGCCGCCACGCCGGGCGTCTCGCCCTGGTACGACCTGTCCTTCCAGCACGCCTCGACGCCGCTGCTGCGCCGGATGCGGCGCTTCGGCGGCACCGAGCCCTTCCTCGGGCTGCTCGAGGGCGTGCGCTCGCGCCAGCCGCTGGCCGGCGCCCGCAGCAACGTCATCGTCGGCTTCCCGGGCGAGACCGAGGCCGACGTCGAGGAGCTCGAGCGCTTCCTCGTCGCGGCGCGGCTCGACGTCGTCGGCGTGTTCGGGTACTCGGACGAGGACGGCACCGAGGGCGAGAACCTCGACGGCCACCTGCCCGAGGACGTCGTCGCCGAGCGGGTCGAGCGGGTGTCCGCCCTCGTCGAGGAGCTGACCGCCCAGCGCGCCCTCGAGCGCGTCGGCGAGCACGTGACCGTCCTCGTCGAGGAGCGCGACGAGGACGACGCGTCGGTCGTCGTCGGCCGGGCCGACCACCAGGGGCCGGACGTCGACGGGGTGTGCCACGTGCGGACGGCCGGAGGCGCTCTGCCCGCCGTCGGCTCGTTCGTCGAGGGCGTCGTCGTGGGGGCGGAGGGAGTCGACCTGCTGGTGGAGCCGCGATGA
- a CDS encoding ion channel, protein MTSTWEELREPPSRSARWRATLRKQPSAFLLGMQVLVILLLPFLEEADGGSSVISLLSLTALVIAVFTVRSTPALTWLSATLALPAASFEVWSFFSDSSTVLALAHTALALFYFYTAYALISYMFEDYWVTKDELFAVGACFTVLMFAFAYVYLAVQEFWPSSFTSFTGPGKRTLLELLYYSAANLTSVGLSDVVPIKPQARAVGTLEQLGGVMYVAMVISRLVALTVMRSRQ, encoded by the coding sequence ATGACCTCGACCTGGGAGGAGCTGCGCGAGCCCCCGTCCCGGAGCGCCCGCTGGCGGGCGACCCTCCGCAAGCAGCCCTCGGCCTTCCTGCTCGGGATGCAGGTGCTCGTCATCCTGCTGCTGCCCTTCCTCGAGGAGGCCGACGGCGGCTCGTCGGTCATCTCGCTGCTCAGCCTGACGGCGCTCGTCATCGCCGTGTTCACGGTGCGCAGCACCCCGGCGCTCACGTGGCTCTCGGCGACGCTGGCGCTGCCGGCGGCGTCCTTCGAGGTCTGGTCCTTCTTCAGCGACAGCTCGACCGTGCTCGCCCTCGCGCACACCGCGCTGGCCCTCTTCTACTTCTACACGGCGTACGCGCTCATCTCGTACATGTTCGAGGACTACTGGGTCACCAAGGACGAGCTGTTCGCCGTCGGCGCCTGCTTCACGGTGCTGATGTTCGCCTTCGCGTACGTCTACCTCGCGGTGCAGGAGTTCTGGCCGAGCTCGTTCACCTCGTTCACCGGCCCCGGCAAGCGGACGCTCCTGGAGCTCCTCTACTACTCGGCGGCCAACCTCACGAGCGTCGGTCTCTCCGACGTCGTCCCGATCAAGCCGCAGGCGCGCGCGGTGGGCACCCTCGAGCAGCTCGGCGGCGTCATGTACGTCGCGATGGTCATCTCCCGCCTCGTGGCGCTGACCGTCATGCGCTCGCGCCAGTGA